Proteins found in one Campylobacter concisus genomic segment:
- a CDS encoding enoyl-ACP reductase, translating into MKDTLNEFKGKTLVISGGTRGIGRAIVEEFAKAGVNIAFTYNSNEELAKEQAKELEATYKIKARAYALNILEPETYKELFLKIDEDFDRIDFFISNAIISGRAVAGGYTKFMKLKPRGINNIFTATVNAFVVGTQEAAKRMEKVGGGSIISLSSTGNLVYIENYAGHGTAKAAVEAMARYAATELGEKNIRVNVVSGGPIETDALRAFTNYEEVRDMTAKLSPLNRMGQPADLAGACLFLCSSKASWVTGHTFIIDGGTTFK; encoded by the coding sequence ATGAAGGACACACTAAACGAATTTAAAGGTAAAACGCTAGTTATCAGCGGTGGCACTAGAGGCATTGGTAGAGCCATAGTTGAAGAATTTGCAAAAGCTGGCGTAAACATAGCATTTACCTACAACTCAAACGAAGAGCTTGCAAAAGAGCAGGCAAAAGAACTTGAGGCTACTTATAAGATAAAAGCCAGAGCTTACGCGCTAAATATTCTCGAACCAGAGACTTACAAAGAGCTATTTTTAAAGATAGACGAGGATTTTGATAGGATTGATTTTTTCATCTCAAATGCTATCATCTCAGGTCGCGCAGTAGCTGGTGGATACACTAAATTTATGAAGCTAAAACCAAGAGGCATAAACAATATCTTTACAGCAACCGTAAATGCCTTTGTCGTAGGCACCCAAGAAGCTGCAAAACGCATGGAAAAAGTTGGCGGTGGTAGCATCATTAGCCTATCATCTACTGGAAATTTAGTCTATATCGAAAACTACGCAGGTCACGGCACAGCAAAAGCAGCCGTTGAAGCCATGGCAAGATACGCTGCGACCGAGCTTGGAGAGAAAAATATCCGCGTAAACGTCGTAAGTGGCGGTCCTATCGAGACAGACGCACTAAGGGCCTTTACCAACTACGAAGAAGTACGCGACATGACGGCAAAGCTTAGCCCACTAAACCGCATGGGACAGCCTGCTGATCTAGCTGGAGCATGTCTATTTTTATGCTCATCTAAGGCTAGCTGGGTGACTGGGCATACATTTATAATAGATGGTGGCACGACTTTTAAATGA
- the pgsA gene encoding CDP-diacylglycerol--glycerol-3-phosphate 3-phosphatidyltransferase, translating into MSLNLPNALAFFRILLAPLMFFMLVNAPGIFTQIHISWINYFAALIFVIASVTDFFDGYIARSWDQKTKLGAILDPLADKMLILAAFLGLMMLSRASAWAVYLILVREFFITGFRVVMASDGVEVAASMAGKVKTVSQMFAVGFLLMSWPGGELLLWISVALTLYSGFEYIFAYIKAMKKS; encoded by the coding sequence GTGAGTTTAAATTTACCAAACGCATTGGCATTTTTTAGGATACTACTGGCTCCACTTATGTTTTTTATGCTCGTAAATGCGCCAGGAATTTTTACACAAATTCACATAAGCTGGATAAATTACTTCGCAGCTCTTATTTTTGTGATCGCCTCGGTGACTGACTTTTTTGACGGCTACATCGCAAGAAGCTGGGATCAAAAGACCAAGCTTGGCGCTATCCTTGACCCGCTAGCTGATAAGATGCTGATATTGGCTGCATTTTTAGGTCTTATGATGCTTAGTAGAGCGAGCGCTTGGGCTGTTTATCTAATCTTGGTAAGAGAATTTTTTATAACTGGCTTTCGTGTCGTGATGGCAAGTGACGGCGTCGAAGTCGCTGCATCAATGGCCGGCAAGGTAAAGACCGTTTCACAGATGTTTGCGGTTGGATTTTTACTGATGAGCTGGCCTGGTGGCGAACTTTTGCTCTGGATATCTGTTGCGCTTACGCTTTATTCTGGGTTTGAATATATCTTTGCCTATATAAAGGCGATGAAAAAGAGCTAA
- the rseP gene encoding RIP metalloprotease RseP: MKGILFTLALLCIGLYAYSFYFLVTVLAISFLIFFHELGHFLAARTLSVKINTFSIGFGEKIYTKNVGGTDYCLSAIPLGGYVQLKGQDDTDPKTKNYDVDSYNVLSPIKRIYILFAGPFFNFILAFLIYILLGFIGVEKRAPIVGYIVEGSAAASAGIAINDKILEINGVKITEWEEISKNVKLEPSTILIDRNGSILSINLTPKIGETINLFNEKMQQPLIGIKSNGEVIKIYHTGLGSLKFAFGETIEASKLIFKSVTKIVSGAVPLKEVGGIVQIADVTSKAAQISLSVLLLITALISVNLGVFNLFPIPALDGGHILFNLYELVFRREVNERVLVILTYCGWVLLLCIMVLATFNDIRKLIGGL; the protein is encoded by the coding sequence TTGAAAGGCATTCTCTTCACGCTAGCCCTGCTTTGCATCGGGCTTTATGCGTATTCGTTTTATTTTTTAGTGACCGTTTTAGCCATTAGTTTTCTCATATTTTTTCACGAGCTTGGCCACTTTTTGGCAGCAAGAACACTTAGTGTAAAGATAAACACCTTTAGTATTGGATTTGGCGAGAAAATTTACACCAAAAACGTTGGCGGCACCGACTACTGCCTAAGCGCGATCCCACTTGGTGGATACGTACAGCTAAAAGGTCAAGACGACACCGACCCAAAGACCAAAAACTACGACGTGGACAGCTACAACGTGCTAAGCCCTATAAAGCGAATTTACATCCTCTTTGCAGGGCCATTTTTTAACTTTATCTTGGCATTTTTAATATACATTTTACTTGGATTTATCGGTGTTGAAAAACGTGCGCCAATAGTTGGATATATAGTTGAAGGTTCAGCAGCCGCGAGCGCTGGCATAGCAATAAACGATAAAATTTTAGAGATAAATGGCGTAAAAATAACCGAGTGGGAAGAGATCAGCAAAAATGTAAAACTTGAGCCAAGCACCATTTTGATAGATAGAAACGGCTCAATTTTAAGCATAAATTTAACACCAAAGATAGGCGAGACGATAAATTTATTTAATGAAAAGATGCAGCAACCACTAATCGGCATTAAGTCAAACGGCGAAGTGATAAAAATTTATCACACAGGTCTTGGCAGCCTAAAATTTGCCTTTGGCGAGACTATCGAGGCTTCAAAACTCATCTTTAAAAGCGTTACTAAGATAGTCAGTGGAGCCGTGCCACTAAAAGAGGTTGGCGGTATCGTGCAGATTGCCGATGTCACCTCAAAGGCCGCTCAGATCAGCCTTAGCGTGCTACTTCTCATCACTGCGCTCATCTCTGTGAATTTAGGTGTTTTCAATTTATTCCCCATCCCAGCACTTGACGGCGGACACATACTTTTTAACCTATATGAGCTAGTTTTTAGACGCGAGGTAAATGAGCGGGTGCTAGTCATACTCACCTACTGCGGCTGGGTGCTACTGCTTTGTATAATGGTGCTTGCGACCTTTAATGATATCAGGAAACTAATCGGAGGTTTATGA
- a CDS encoding YggS family pyridoxal phosphate-dependent enzyme → MMIVLKDLLEKIENLSKDVTLIAVSKNVTCNEVRELYAQGQRNFGENRVQELAKKELELQNFTDIKWHMIGRLQNNKINQMISLKPTLWQSCDSFERAVEVDKRLDYKLDTLLQINSADEDTKQGVSVANAVEIYERIQSECKNINLKGVMSIGAHVDEPKEIQKSFELTYKIFDSLKPKGATICSMGMSSDFELAIKCGSNMIRLGTMLYL, encoded by the coding sequence ATGATGATAGTTTTAAAAGATCTACTTGAAAAGATAGAAAATTTAAGCAAAGACGTGACGCTAATCGCCGTTAGCAAAAATGTGACATGCAATGAAGTAAGGGAGCTTTACGCACAAGGGCAAAGAAATTTTGGCGAAAACAGAGTCCAAGAGCTAGCCAAAAAAGAGCTAGAACTGCAAAATTTTACTGATATAAAATGGCATATGATCGGTCGCTTGCAAAATAACAAAATAAATCAAATGATAAGTCTAAAGCCCACACTATGGCAAAGCTGCGATAGCTTTGAAAGGGCTGTAGAGGTCGATAAAAGACTCGATTACAAGCTCGATACTCTGCTTCAAATAAATTCGGCTGATGAAGACACAAAGCAAGGTGTAAGCGTAGCAAATGCGGTAGAAATTTATGAGCGTATCCAAAGCGAGTGCAAAAATATCAATCTAAAAGGTGTGATGAGTATCGGAGCACATGTGGATGAGCCAAAAGAGATTCAAAAAAGCTTTGAGCTAACTTATAAAATTTTTGATAGCCTAAAGCCAAAAGGTGCAACTATCTGCTCGATGGGCATGAGTAGTGACTTCGAACTAGCGATAAAATGCGGCTCAAATATGATTCGCCTTGGCACTATGCTTTATTTATAA
- a CDS encoding ComF family protein, whose protein sequence is MFCAFCKSFTLNTFCKICSQILSEPSPIVRELEGFKIYSFYGYSEIKELIHSKHQMHGYFIYKNLAKFAFNKFAKSFSFPEQVYALPIDDRVHFGYSHTAILANALRAKNLKPIFHALHAISKISYSGKDLQFRQNNPRNFKILKKITAPVILVDDIVTTGTTILEAKNTLEKVGVKVLFALVLADAKY, encoded by the coding sequence ATGTTTTGTGCGTTTTGCAAGAGCTTTACATTAAATACGTTTTGTAAAATTTGCTCACAAATTTTAAGCGAGCCAAGCCCGATAGTAAGAGAACTAGAGGGCTTTAAAATTTATAGCTTTTACGGCTACTCTGAAATAAAAGAACTCATCCACTCCAAGCACCAAATGCACGGATATTTTATATATAAAAACTTAGCCAAATTTGCATTTAATAAATTTGCTAAAAGCTTTAGCTTTCCAGAGCAAGTCTATGCTTTGCCAATAGATGATAGAGTTCATTTTGGCTACTCGCACACGGCTATTTTGGCAAATGCACTAAGGGCTAAAAATCTAAAGCCCATATTTCATGCGCTGCATGCAATCAGTAAGATCAGCTATAGTGGTAAGGATTTGCAATTTAGACAAAATAACCCAAGAAATTTTAAAATCCTAAAAAAGATCACTGCGCCAGTTATTTTAGTAGATGATATCGTAACCACTGGCACAACGATACTTGAGGCTAAAAATACTCTAGAAAAAGTTGGTGTAAAAGTACTTTTTGCTCTAGTTTTGGCTGACGCTAAATATTAA
- a CDS encoding YajG family lipoprotein, with protein MNKFKFLAIFGLFVLFLTGCAPSQSVVAFDPYKAAANHQNSGFEAYISAVHDNRKNKSTIATITDSKGTVKEYVVLQNDLATYFSDSLKKELMARGANVNGMGGVVVEIFINEFEANMSGYGTDNTKGNIKITLKIQKGDQSIVKNISNNQTKFELIPTGGAFKSFLTEIINDAIKRTAIAILNS; from the coding sequence ATGAATAAATTTAAATTTTTAGCTATTTTTGGACTTTTTGTTTTATTTTTAACTGGTTGTGCACCAAGTCAAAGTGTTGTCGCATTTGATCCATATAAGGCTGCTGCGAACCACCAAAATAGCGGCTTTGAGGCCTATATAAGTGCAGTGCATGACAACCGCAAAAACAAAAGTACCATTGCTACGATTACTGATAGCAAAGGAACAGTAAAAGAATATGTCGTGCTCCAAAACGATCTTGCTACTTATTTTAGTGATTCGCTCAAAAAAGAGCTTATGGCGCGCGGTGCAAATGTGAATGGCATGGGTGGCGTCGTGGTTGAAATTTTTATCAACGAGTTTGAAGCAAATATGAGCGGATATGGTACTGATAATACAAAAGGTAATATTAAGATTACACTTAAGATCCAAAAAGGCGATCAAAGCATTGTTAAAAATATTTCAAATAATCAAACCAAATTTGAGTTAATTCCCACAGGTGGAGCATTTAAATCATTTTTGACTGAAATAATAAATGATGCTATCAAACGCACTGCAATTGCTATTTTAAATAGCTAA
- a CDS encoding 2-hydroxymuconate tautomerase family protein, translating to MPFVKICVTKEGDSPSVEQKEKMISGVTKLISEILGRSAQNTVVIIDEIDTNNYGIAGESVKNLRKKQKEQKEVKC from the coding sequence ATGCCATTTGTGAAAATTTGTGTGACAAAAGAGGGCGATAGCCCAAGTGTTGAGCAAAAAGAGAAGATGATAAGTGGAGTTACAAAGCTAATAAGTGAAATTTTAGGTAGAAGTGCTCAAAATACCGTTGTCATTATCGATGAGATCGATACGAATAACTACGGCATCGCAGGCGAGAGTGTGAAAAATCTCCGTAAAAAACAAAAAGAGCAAAAGGAAGTAAAATGCTAA
- the lepA gene encoding translation elongation factor 4 yields the protein MKNIRNFSIIAHIDHGKSTLADRLIQECGAVSDREMSSQIMDTMDIEKERGITIKAQSVRLNYALNGENFVLNLIDTPGHVDFSYEVSRSLASCEGALLVVDASQGVEAQTIANVYIALENNLEIIPVINKIDLPAADPARVKDEIEHIIGLDCSGAIEVSAKSGIGIKELLEAIITRIPAPNGDANKPAKALIYDSWFDNYLGALALVRVYDGEISKNDEILVMGTGKKHIVLDLMYPNPIAPIKTKSLSAGEVGIVVLGLKNVSDVQVGDTITQARNPLKEPVGGFERAKPFVFAGLYPIETDKFEDLRDALDKLKLNDSSISYEPETSVALGFGFRVGFLGLLHMEVVKERLEREFDLDLIATAPTVTYEVIQTDGLNLKIQNPSQLPPVNKIDSILEPYVKATIITPSEFLGNIITLLNNRRGIQTKMDYITTDRVLLEYDIPMNEIVMDFYDKLKSSTKGYASFDYEPSDYRVGDLVKLDVKVAGETVDALSIIVPESKAQTKGRDFVKAMKEIVPRQLFEVAIQASIGNKIIARETVKSMGKNVTAKCYGGDITRKRKLLEKQKEGKKRMKAIGKVNLPQEAFLSVLKID from the coding sequence ATGAAAAACATCAGAAATTTTAGCATCATCGCTCATATCGACCACGGCAAAAGCACGCTTGCTGACCGCCTCATACAGGAGTGTGGCGCCGTCAGTGACCGTGAGATGAGCAGCCAGATCATGGATACGATGGATATCGAAAAAGAGCGTGGCATCACGATAAAAGCCCAATCTGTTCGCCTAAACTACGCACTAAACGGTGAAAATTTTGTTCTAAATTTGATAGACACTCCGGGCCACGTCGATTTTAGCTACGAAGTGAGCCGCTCTTTAGCCAGTTGTGAGGGCGCACTACTAGTAGTGGACGCTAGTCAAGGCGTAGAGGCACAAACCATCGCAAACGTCTATATCGCACTTGAAAATAACCTAGAGATCATCCCAGTCATCAATAAGATCGACCTACCTGCGGCTGATCCTGCTAGAGTAAAGGATGAGATCGAGCATATTATTGGACTTGACTGCTCTGGAGCGATTGAGGTGAGCGCAAAAAGCGGCATCGGCATAAAAGAGCTGCTTGAAGCGATTATCACAAGAATTCCTGCGCCAAATGGTGATGCAAATAAGCCTGCAAAGGCACTAATTTATGATAGCTGGTTTGACAACTACCTTGGCGCGCTTGCACTTGTGCGTGTTTATGATGGTGAAATTTCAAAAAATGATGAAATTTTGGTTATGGGCACAGGTAAAAAACACATCGTGCTTGACCTCATGTATCCAAATCCTATAGCACCGATCAAGACAAAGAGTCTTTCTGCTGGCGAAGTAGGCATCGTTGTACTCGGACTTAAAAATGTTAGTGACGTCCAGGTGGGCGATACGATTACACAGGCTAGAAATCCATTAAAAGAGCCAGTAGGTGGCTTTGAGAGGGCTAAGCCATTTGTTTTTGCGGGACTTTATCCGATCGAAACTGATAAATTTGAAGATTTGCGTGACGCACTTGATAAGCTAAAGCTAAATGACAGCTCGATAAGTTACGAGCCAGAGACCTCGGTCGCACTTGGATTTGGCTTTAGGGTTGGCTTTTTAGGTCTTCTTCATATGGAGGTAGTTAAAGAGAGGCTGGAGCGTGAATTTGACCTTGATCTCATCGCCACAGCGCCGACCGTGACATACGAAGTCATCCAAACTGATGGGCTAAATTTAAAGATACAAAACCCAAGCCAGCTGCCACCAGTAAATAAAATAGACTCGATCCTTGAGCCATATGTGAAAGCGACTATCATCACACCAAGTGAGTTTTTGGGCAACATCATCACGCTTTTAAACAACCGCCGTGGCATACAAACAAAGATGGACTACATCACGACTGACCGCGTGCTGCTAGAGTACGACATACCGATGAACGAGATCGTGATGGACTTTTATGACAAGCTAAAATCAAGCACTAAAGGCTACGCGAGCTTTGATTATGAGCCTAGCGACTACCGCGTAGGCGATCTAGTAAAGCTTGATGTAAAAGTGGCTGGCGAGACGGTCGATGCACTCTCTATCATCGTGCCTGAGAGCAAGGCGCAGACAAAGGGTAGGGACTTTGTAAAGGCGATGAAAGAGATCGTGCCTCGTCAGCTCTTTGAAGTGGCAATACAAGCTAGCATCGGCAATAAAATAATCGCTCGTGAGACAGTGAAATCAATGGGTAAAAACGTAACAGCCAAGTGCTACGGCGGCGACATCACTCGTAAGAGGAAGTTGCTTGAGAAGCAAAAAGAGGGTAAGAAACGGATGAAGGCGATAGGTAAGGTGAATTTGCCGCAAGAGGCATTCTTATCAGTCTTAAAAATAGACTAG
- a CDS encoding cation diffusion facilitator family transporter: MHNKSVLRNSFFLIFTFMIVEAVFGFVSNSLALISDSFHMLSDAAALFLSLVAFKIAEKRANLQKTFGYKRVEIIAAFINAIALIALAIFVIVEAIIRLFSEPEIEAETMLFVSILGLVVNLVVAIYMHKSADTKENLNMKGAYLHVLGDTLGSVGAIVAALLVMKFNFTQADSIASIFVSMLIIKSGASLLKDSFNILIEAVPLKLDTDEILGVIKGVDGVKIVHDLHIWAINAGTNALIAHVVVDDALSVAEISKMIKQIEHELSHAGIGHVTLQFESESLGHKAGLICELNDDEGHEHFGHCH, from the coding sequence ATGCACAACAAGAGCGTTCTTAGAAATTCATTTTTTCTAATTTTCACGTTTATGATAGTTGAGGCCGTTTTTGGCTTTGTTTCAAACTCGCTTGCGCTCATTAGCGACTCATTTCACATGCTCTCAGACGCTGCGGCTCTCTTTTTGTCGCTGGTAGCTTTTAAGATCGCAGAAAAAAGGGCAAATTTACAAAAGACCTTTGGCTACAAAAGGGTCGAGATCATCGCTGCTTTCATAAATGCTATCGCTCTTATCGCGCTGGCTATCTTTGTCATAGTCGAAGCTATCATTAGGCTTTTTAGTGAGCCAGAGATAGAGGCTGAAACGATGCTTTTTGTTAGTATTTTGGGGCTTGTGGTAAATTTAGTCGTAGCTATTTATATGCATAAAAGCGCTGATACAAAAGAAAATTTAAACATGAAAGGTGCTTATCTGCATGTGCTTGGTGATACGCTTGGCTCAGTTGGCGCCATCGTTGCAGCGCTTCTTGTGATGAAATTTAACTTCACGCAGGCCGATAGCATCGCAAGTATTTTTGTCTCGATGCTGATCATAAAAAGTGGCGCTAGCTTGCTAAAAGATAGCTTTAATATCCTGATCGAAGCCGTGCCGCTTAAGCTTGATACGGATGAAATTTTAGGCGTTATAAAAGGCGTAGATGGCGTTAAAATCGTGCATGACCTGCATATTTGGGCGATAAATGCTGGCACAAATGCGCTCATAGCCCACGTGGTGGTGGATGATGCGCTAAGCGTGGCTGAAATTTCAAAGATGATAAAGCAGATCGAGCACGAGCTTTCTCATGCAGGCATCGGCCATGTCACGCTTCAGTTTGAGAGCGAGAGCCTTGGGCACAAAGCTGGTCTCATCTGCGAGTTAAATGACGATGAAGGACATGAGCACTTTGGACATTGTCATTAA
- a CDS encoding ABC transporter six-transmembrane domain-containing protein, with protein MQNNAFKTLKSIATDHNKNLILTFALVLAENGLFLAYPIFAGFAINAIMQGNTLNALIYALFVLIAWLVGAIRRRVDTQVFANIYAKLAVNVIMNEKQNAKDDSAIIARVALSREFVNFFETHFPMFFTSVISIIGSAFMLIFVESKVAVACFVVMIVFLIFLPRYIKKNDDLYLRLNDRLEKEAKVIGVFNKSTLNRHYDVVSKFRIAISNREAMSYFIIGISASLLFLVAIIVLSSQQTNAGHIYSVMTYIWNFVISLDDSPKLIEEFSNLKDIGKRIDAQKKDNDAQQERS; from the coding sequence TTGCAAAATAATGCCTTTAAAACGCTAAAGAGCATAGCGACCGATCACAATAAAAATCTCATTTTGACCTTTGCTTTGGTGTTAGCAGAGAACGGACTTTTTCTTGCTTATCCGATATTTGCGGGCTTTGCGATAAACGCAATCATGCAAGGAAATACGTTAAATGCCCTCATTTACGCACTTTTTGTGCTCATAGCGTGGCTTGTAGGAGCCATTAGGCGCCGCGTGGATACGCAAGTTTTTGCAAATATCTACGCAAAGCTTGCTGTAAATGTCATCATGAATGAAAAACAAAATGCCAAAGACGACTCCGCCATCATCGCTAGAGTAGCGCTCTCGCGAGAGTTTGTAAATTTCTTTGAGACGCATTTTCCTATGTTTTTTACATCGGTTATTTCGATCATCGGCTCAGCGTTTATGCTCATTTTTGTCGAGTCAAAGGTCGCTGTGGCGTGCTTTGTCGTGATGATCGTTTTTCTTATATTTTTACCAAGATATATCAAGAAAAATGACGACCTTTATCTTCGCTTAAATGACCGCCTAGAAAAAGAGGCAAAGGTGATAGGTGTTTTTAACAAAAGCACGCTAAATAGGCACTACGACGTCGTTTCTAAATTTCGTATAGCGATCTCAAACAGGGAGGCGATGAGCTATTTTATCATCGGCATTAGTGCTTCGCTGCTCTTTTTGGTGGCGATAATAGTGCTAAGCTCGCAGCAGACAAATGCCGGCCACATCTACTCTGTGATGACCTATATATGGAATTTCGTCATCAGTCTTGACGACTCGCCAAAGCTCATCGAGGAATTTTCAAATTTAAAAGATATAGGCAAGAGGATTGACGCCCAAAAGAAGGATAATGATGCACAACAAGAGCGTTCTTAG
- a CDS encoding cupin domain-containing protein, with protein sequence MKNFQVAKIANEPRVELKEALNLSGCEVSINELPANVSVPFVHAHKQNEELYIILEGEGELFIDGEVLKVSKGDAVRIDPDGKRCFKAGKNGIKMICIQTKRGSLEQYTMSDGVIVDDVKPSWL encoded by the coding sequence ATGAAAAATTTTCAGGTTGCAAAGATCGCAAACGAGCCAAGAGTCGAGCTAAAAGAAGCTTTAAATTTAAGTGGCTGTGAGGTATCTATAAACGAGCTTCCAGCCAATGTGAGCGTGCCATTTGTCCATGCACATAAGCAAAACGAGGAGCTTTACATCATCCTAGAGGGTGAGGGTGAGCTTTTCATCGACGGTGAGGTGCTAAAAGTAAGCAAAGGAGATGCGGTGCGCATAGATCCAGATGGCAAAAGGTGCTTTAAAGCTGGCAAAAACGGCATCAAAATGATCTGCATCCAGACAAAACGCGGTAGCCTAGAGCAATACACAATGAGTGACGGCGTGATAGTTGATGACGTAAAGCCAAGTTGGCTGTAA
- a CDS encoding NAD(P)-dependent oxidoreductase yields the protein MGANGKSGVNLVNEALKQGYDVTAIVRNKEYKNEDVKVVYKDIFELTKADLAGFDAVISAFAAWSEETFPLHKKVAAHLINLLEGASTRLIVVGGAGTLFVDDKGTMVMDTPDFPAAYMGVAKATAESYFELKDRSDLLWTYVSPAGDYDPNGARTGKYVLGGDNLILNSKNESYISYADLALAIIDELKNKKFIQKRFTAVGERA from the coding sequence ATCGGAGCAAACGGCAAAAGCGGTGTAAATTTAGTAAATGAGGCACTAAAACAAGGTTACGACGTCACAGCGATCGTTAGAAACAAAGAGTATAAAAACGAAGACGTTAAGGTTGTCTATAAAGATATTTTCGAGCTTACAAAGGCTGATCTAGCAGGCTTTGATGCTGTTATCAGTGCATTTGCAGCATGGAGTGAAGAAACCTTCCCACTTCACAAAAAAGTGGCCGCTCACCTTATAAATTTACTAGAAGGCGCTAGCACAAGGCTTATCGTAGTTGGCGGCGCTGGTACGTTATTTGTTGATGACAAGGGCACAATGGTGATGGATACGCCAGACTTTCCGGCTGCATATATGGGTGTAGCAAAGGCGACAGCGGAGTCTTATTTTGAGCTAAAAGATAGGAGCGATTTGCTTTGGACATACGTAAGCCCAGCAGGCGACTATGACCCAAATGGTGCTCGTACTGGTAAATACGTGCTTGGTGGAGATAATCTCATCTTAAACTCAAAAAATGAGAGCTATATAAGCTATGCAGACCTTGCGCTTGCGATCATAGACGAGCTAAAAAACAAAAAATTTATACAAAAACGCTTCACAGCAGTTGGCGAGCGAGCATAA
- a CDS encoding Rrf2 family transcriptional regulator, with product MQVGIKFSTAIHVVLAACFFKGEKVTSEFIAGSINTNPVIVRRLLGTLKAAGLVNIVAGVGGVSLAKEPKDITLLQIFNAVNNKEKLFKIHSDSPKACPLGSKIEGLLTTPLLKAQEALEDSLRSITLQDLLDELINL from the coding sequence ATGCAAGTAGGGATCAAGTTTTCAACCGCGATCCATGTAGTTTTAGCAGCTTGTTTTTTCAAAGGCGAGAAAGTCACGAGCGAATTTATAGCAGGTAGTATAAACACAAATCCTGTCATAGTTAGGCGTCTGCTTGGCACTCTAAAGGCTGCAGGACTCGTGAATATCGTAGCTGGAGTTGGTGGTGTGAGTCTTGCGAAAGAGCCAAAAGATATAACCCTCCTTCAAATTTTTAACGCAGTAAATAATAAAGAAAAACTTTTCAAGATCCACTCTGACTCACCTAAAGCCTGCCCGCTTGGTAGCAAGATCGAAGGTCTCTTAACCACCCCCCTCCTAAAAGCACAAGAAGCTTTAGAGGATAGTTTAAGAAGCATTACTTTACAAGATCTATTAGATGAACTTATTAATTTGTAA
- a CDS encoding ComEA family DNA-binding protein, whose amino-acid sequence MKKIIFSLLAAASTLLAAINLNTATKEELMSLDGIGSSKADAIIEYRKANKFNSIEDIKNVNGIGDKTFENLKSDISVSGTTKIDDTKSKIKSKKDEIKEKASKKSDEVKEKKDSVKDDSIKEIKDKKEKLKDKAQKSKAKKEKSKE is encoded by the coding sequence ATGAAAAAGATTATATTCTCACTATTAGCAGCAGCTTCTACATTACTAGCAGCCATAAATTTAAACACCGCCACAAAAGAAGAGTTAATGAGTTTAGATGGTATAGGATCTTCAAAGGCAGATGCAATAATAGAGTATAGAAAAGCGAATAAATTTAACTCAATAGAAGACATAAAAAATGTAAATGGTATAGGCGACAAGACATTTGAAAATTTAAAATCAGATATATCAGTATCAGGCACTACAAAGATAGATGACACAAAATCAAAAATAAAATCTAAAAAAGATGAGATAAAAGAAAAAGCAAGTAAAAAGAGTGATGAAGTAAAAGAGAAAAAAGATAGTGTTAAAGACGATAGTATAAAAGAGATAAAAGATAAGAAAGAAAAGCTAAAAGATAAAGCACAAAAGAGTAAAGCTAAAAAAGAGAAAAGCAAAGAGTAA